From Bradyrhizobium sp. NDS-1, the proteins below share one genomic window:
- a CDS encoding HAD family hydrolase: MSTQAAFSNFKVLTFDVVGTLIDFESGVLAAVRKISGKTPAELSDEMIFESYKRGRDKHYERSSEVMFHVYRYLAKDLGLPADDASCDVFQLAVLRWGPFPDSVEALKRLRTKFRLVAMTNADRVALSCYAHALGNPFDDTVCADDTGVAKPNPEFFAYNKGRQSAFGYKQSDILHVAQSQYHDIGIARKLGYKVCWIERRQGIAGFGGTPAVETLTKPDFHFPTLKALADAAIGPAA, encoded by the coding sequence ATGTCGACCCAAGCCGCGTTCAGCAATTTCAAGGTTCTCACTTTCGACGTCGTCGGCACCTTGATCGACTTCGAAAGCGGTGTGCTCGCAGCAGTTCGCAAAATCTCCGGCAAGACGCCTGCCGAGCTCAGCGACGAAATGATCTTCGAATCCTACAAGCGTGGCCGCGACAAGCACTATGAGCGCTCCAGCGAGGTAATGTTCCACGTCTATCGCTATCTGGCCAAGGATCTCGGGCTGCCTGCCGACGACGCGTCTTGCGATGTGTTCCAGCTCGCCGTGCTGCGCTGGGGCCCGTTCCCGGATTCGGTCGAGGCCTTGAAGCGCCTGCGCACCAAGTTCCGCCTGGTGGCGATGACCAATGCCGACCGCGTCGCGCTGTCCTGCTACGCGCATGCGCTCGGCAATCCCTTCGACGACACGGTCTGCGCCGACGATACCGGGGTGGCAAAACCGAATCCGGAATTCTTCGCCTACAACAAAGGTCGCCAATCCGCCTTCGGCTACAAGCAGTCCGACATTCTACACGTCGCGCAGAGCCAGTATCACGACATCGGCATTGCGCGGAAGCTCGGCTACAAGGTGTGCTGGATCGAGCGCCGCCAGGGTATCGCCGGCTTCGGCGGCACGCCGGCGGTCGAGACGCTGACCAAGCCGGACTTCCATTTCCCGACCCTGAAGGCCCTCGCGGACGCCGCGATCGGTCCGGCGGCGTAG
- a CDS encoding dimethylsulfonioproprionate lyase family protein, protein MSQKEEFHNIDDPSDGLFRELAAGVTTRIFSGEQAMLSVVTLAPHAQGTLHHHPEEQWGVLLDGSAIRVQGDEEIPVKKGDFWRTPGNVPHTMRAGADGARVLDIFSPPRPEYKKAGSGFGTS, encoded by the coding sequence GTGAGTCAAAAAGAAGAATTCCACAACATCGACGATCCCAGCGATGGGCTGTTTCGCGAGCTCGCGGCAGGCGTGACCACGCGCATCTTCTCCGGCGAGCAGGCGATGCTGTCGGTGGTGACGCTGGCGCCGCATGCGCAAGGCACCCTGCACCATCATCCCGAGGAGCAATGGGGCGTGCTGCTGGACGGCTCGGCCATCCGCGTTCAGGGCGACGAGGAAATCCCAGTGAAGAAGGGCGATTTCTGGCGTACCCCGGGCAACGTGCCGCACACCATGCGCGCTGGCGCCGACGGCGCGCGGGTGCTGGACATCTTCAGTCCGCCTCGGCCAGAATACAAGAAAGCCGGGTCGGGCTTCGGCACGAGCTAA
- a CDS encoding acyl-CoA dehydrogenase family protein: MAESDNIVVETAEKIFADLADPQTINNDKKNSWQAPLWQALSEAGLPLSWVPDDLGGSGASLADGFALLNAAGRFAVSVPLAETMLAGWLLARAKIASPDGEMTVLPASPKDRIVLDADGSLSGRARGVPFAKAAKHFAVLAHGKDGVSIALVNAAKARIEAGLNVGYDHSDTVTLDKVQPVTLKVAPNGFDQTTMMLMGGVARSLQIAGALESMLDISVRYSNERVAFEKKISKFQAVQHNLARLAGESAAALAAATSAADAIANAKSFDDEVYLEAASAKIRCAEAAEKGGAIAHQVHGAIGFTLEHILHRYSLRALAWRDDFGSESHWAVELGKLVANRGADELWPLVASR; this comes from the coding sequence GTGGCGGAGAGTGACAATATCGTCGTCGAGACCGCGGAGAAGATCTTCGCCGATCTCGCCGATCCGCAAACCATCAACAACGACAAGAAGAACTCCTGGCAGGCGCCGCTGTGGCAGGCGCTGAGCGAAGCCGGCCTGCCATTGTCCTGGGTGCCCGATGATCTCGGCGGCTCTGGCGCGAGCCTTGCCGATGGCTTTGCGCTGCTGAACGCCGCCGGCCGTTTCGCCGTCTCGGTTCCCCTGGCCGAGACCATGCTGGCGGGCTGGCTGCTGGCGCGGGCGAAGATCGCATCGCCCGATGGCGAGATGACCGTGCTGCCGGCAAGCCCGAAAGATCGTATCGTCCTCGACGCCGACGGCTCGCTCTCCGGCCGCGCCCGCGGCGTGCCTTTTGCGAAGGCGGCAAAGCATTTTGCGGTGCTCGCACATGGCAAGGACGGCGTCTCGATCGCGCTGGTCAATGCGGCCAAGGCGCGGATCGAGGCCGGGCTCAATGTCGGCTACGACCACAGCGACACCGTGACGCTCGACAAGGTCCAGCCCGTCACGCTCAAGGTCGCGCCGAACGGCTTTGACCAGACCACGATGATGCTGATGGGTGGCGTTGCGCGCAGCCTGCAGATCGCTGGCGCGCTGGAATCGATGCTCGACATCTCGGTGCGCTATTCCAACGAGCGCGTCGCCTTCGAGAAGAAGATCTCGAAATTCCAGGCGGTGCAGCACAATCTGGCGCGCCTCGCCGGCGAATCCGCCGCGGCACTTGCGGCGGCGACGTCCGCGGCCGATGCGATCGCGAATGCAAAATCGTTCGACGACGAGGTCTATCTGGAAGCCGCTTCCGCAAAGATCCGCTGCGCGGAAGCCGCCGAGAAAGGCGGCGCCATCGCGCATCAGGTGCACGGCGCGATCGGTTTCACCCTCGAGCACATCCTGCACCGCTATTCGCTCCGGGCGCTGGCCTGGCGCGACGATTTCGGTTCGGAAAGCCACTGGGCCGTCGAGCTCGGCAAGTTGGTCGCAAACCGCGGCGCCGACGAATTGTGGCCGCTCGTGGCATCGCGCTGA
- a CDS encoding tripartite tricarboxylate transporter substrate-binding protein — protein MTITRRTLLAAPAILAMTPALAQAGKITLVVPFPPGGSTDAMARLLQTNLQTKLGRIVVVENKSGAAGALGAAQAAKSPADGSTFLVTFDSHAVIPSILDKPPVDVERELMPVLLIGTAPYVIAAGADRPYKSFADVVAACKAKPGAVKYASVGIGTLGHLAMTVLGSKAGVEIMHVPYRGGGPAMNDVLGGHVDLIAGSAALVAAQLGTNMLRPILQLGRERLPALPDTQTAIEAGFPDFETLAWWGIFAPAGTPPDIVAAFAAASREILSEPATATQLKETQHMTLLLQDGAAFKTFFDKQVAFWGKVVKDNNIKA, from the coding sequence ATGACGATCACACGACGCACGCTGCTGGCCGCGCCGGCCATTCTCGCAATGACGCCGGCGCTGGCACAGGCCGGCAAGATCACGCTGGTGGTGCCGTTTCCGCCGGGCGGCTCGACCGATGCGATGGCGCGGCTGCTGCAGACCAATCTGCAAACCAAGCTCGGCCGCATCGTCGTGGTCGAGAACAAATCGGGCGCCGCCGGCGCGCTCGGTGCGGCGCAGGCCGCCAAGAGCCCGGCGGACGGCTCGACCTTCCTGGTCACCTTCGATTCCCACGCGGTGATTCCGTCCATCCTCGACAAGCCGCCGGTGGACGTCGAGCGGGAGCTGATGCCGGTGCTGCTGATCGGCACCGCGCCCTACGTGATCGCGGCGGGTGCCGATCGTCCCTATAAGAGTTTTGCCGACGTCGTGGCGGCCTGCAAGGCGAAGCCCGGTGCGGTGAAATATGCCTCTGTCGGCATCGGCACGCTCGGCCATCTCGCCATGACCGTGCTCGGCAGCAAGGCCGGCGTCGAGATTATGCACGTGCCCTATCGCGGCGGCGGCCCGGCGATGAACGACGTGCTCGGTGGCCATGTCGATCTCATCGCGGGATCGGCGGCGCTGGTCGCCGCCCAGCTCGGGACCAACATGCTGCGTCCGATCCTGCAGCTCGGCCGCGAGCGGCTGCCGGCCCTGCCTGATACCCAGACCGCGATCGAGGCGGGCTTTCCCGATTTCGAGACGCTGGCCTGGTGGGGCATCTTCGCGCCCGCAGGCACGCCGCCTGACATCGTCGCGGCCTTCGCGGCGGCGTCCAGGGAGATCCTGAGCGAGCCCGCGACCGCCACCCAGCTCAAGGAGACGCAGCACATGACGCTGCTGCTCCAGGACGGCGCCGCCTTCAAGACCTTCTTCGACAAGCAGGTCGCCTTTTGGGGCAAGGTGGTGAAGGACAATAATATCAAAGCGTAG
- a CDS encoding GlsB/YeaQ/YmgE family stress response membrane protein has translation MSMGGLLWIIVVGFIAGLIARWLAPGPNNPSGFILTTILGIAGAFLATFIGQAIGHYSPDQGAGFIMATIGAVVVLFIWNRLVARGVIKG, from the coding sequence ATGAGCATGGGCGGCCTGTTGTGGATCATCGTCGTCGGCTTCATCGCCGGCCTCATCGCGCGCTGGCTGGCGCCGGGACCGAATAACCCGAGCGGCTTCATCCTCACCACCATCCTCGGCATCGCCGGCGCATTTCTCGCGACCTTCATCGGCCAGGCCATTGGTCACTACAGTCCCGACCAGGGCGCGGGCTTCATCATGGCCACCATCGGCGCAGTCGTGGTGCTGTTCATCTGGAACCGCCTGGTGGCGCGCGGCGTGATCAAGGGGTGA
- a CDS encoding LysR family transcriptional regulator: MPELRRMLPSSNALFVFDAAARNGSFTAAAAELNVTQPAVSRMLGQLEEHLGVRLFDRKAGRAVLSEEGELLYRRVLEGFRSIESGLVEIERRRKGTETVTLSVSSAFTTHWLMPRIDKLQKQFPQVDLRFQLISGALRGPVENVDLGMRFRDRDEPSSGGTLIMKEVMLPMCSPGYLGESDPTEGNTIIRLGETPGDWAADYASLLTGRRGAAKALSFTDYAVVVQAALLGQGIALGWLTVTSHWLLTGALVPASDTLATTRRICEFLPPRNRLMRPIAAEIRDWIIAQMRKEVAAIDRQYPQLGLVSACY, translated from the coding sequence ATGCCAGAGCTCCGCCGCATGCTGCCCTCCAGCAACGCCCTGTTCGTCTTCGACGCCGCGGCGCGCAATGGCAGTTTCACCGCCGCAGCCGCCGAATTGAACGTCACGCAGCCGGCGGTGAGCCGCATGCTCGGACAGCTCGAGGAGCATCTCGGCGTCCGCCTGTTCGACCGCAAGGCGGGCCGTGCCGTGCTCTCCGAAGAGGGCGAGCTCCTGTATCGCCGCGTGCTCGAAGGTTTCCGCAGCATCGAGAGCGGGCTCGTCGAGATCGAGCGGCGCCGCAAGGGCACCGAGACGGTGACGCTGTCGGTCTCGTCCGCCTTCACCACGCATTGGCTGATGCCGCGCATCGACAAGCTGCAGAAGCAGTTTCCGCAAGTGGATCTGCGCTTCCAGCTCATCTCCGGCGCGCTGCGCGGGCCGGTGGAGAATGTCGATCTCGGCATGCGCTTCCGCGATCGCGACGAGCCATCCTCCGGCGGCACGCTGATCATGAAGGAAGTCATGCTGCCGATGTGCAGCCCCGGCTATCTCGGCGAGTCCGATCCCACCGAAGGCAATACCATCATTCGTCTCGGGGAGACGCCGGGTGATTGGGCCGCCGACTACGCCTCGCTTCTCACGGGGCGGCGCGGGGCGGCCAAAGCGCTCAGCTTCACCGACTATGCCGTCGTGGTGCAGGCTGCGCTGCTCGGCCAGGGCATCGCGCTCGGCTGGCTGACGGTCACCTCGCACTGGCTGCTCACCGGCGCGCTGGTGCCGGCCTCCGACACGCTCGCCACTACGCGCCGCATCTGCGAATTCCTGCCGCCGCGCAACCGCTTGATGCGGCCGATCGCCGCCGAGATCCGAGATTGGATCATCGCGCAGATGCGAAAAGAGGTGGCCGCGATCGACCGGCAGTATCCGCAACTTGGATTGGTGTCTGCTTGCTACTGA
- a CDS encoding ABC transporter ATP-binding protein: protein MDKRAESVEIRSASKAYGALRALDDVSLNVGAGEFVSLLGPSGSGKTTLLGILGGFILPTSGTILFGGRDVTYMPPHKRGIGVVFQNYALFPHMSVGENVAFPLRARRLPKASWPDKVRAALGMVGLAGYEERGIAQLSGGQRQRVALARAMIFEPRLILMDEPLSALDKQLRESMQIELRALHKRIGATIIYVTHDQREALTMSDRVAVMKDGRLVQIDAPERLHDHPADSFVASFIGEATMLPVRRVDASSVALGNVLLRTARAIPDGDALMLAVHSEKLLIDDGAQDGACNRLTGTVTDVVYQGESLRIFLALDGGVALSLRQPAYHQAHSRIPPLGGSLTVALHPEDTIVVPRVGD from the coding sequence TTGGACAAGCGAGCGGAAAGCGTCGAAATCAGGTCCGCGAGCAAAGCTTACGGCGCGTTGCGCGCCCTTGACGACGTGTCCCTCAATGTCGGCGCCGGCGAGTTCGTCTCCCTGCTCGGCCCCTCCGGCTCCGGCAAGACCACGCTGCTCGGCATTTTGGGCGGCTTCATCCTGCCGACGTCAGGCACAATCCTTTTTGGCGGGCGCGACGTCACCTACATGCCGCCGCACAAGCGCGGCATCGGCGTCGTGTTCCAGAACTATGCGCTGTTCCCTCACATGAGCGTCGGAGAGAACGTCGCCTTTCCCCTGCGCGCGCGGCGCCTGCCGAAGGCCTCCTGGCCGGACAAGGTGCGCGCGGCACTCGGTATGGTCGGCCTTGCCGGCTATGAAGAGCGCGGCATCGCGCAGCTTTCCGGCGGCCAGCGCCAGCGCGTCGCACTCGCACGCGCCATGATCTTCGAGCCGCGCCTGATCCTGATGGACGAGCCGCTCTCCGCGCTCGACAAGCAACTGCGCGAATCCATGCAGATCGAGCTGCGCGCGCTGCACAAACGCATCGGCGCCACCATCATCTACGTCACCCACGACCAGCGCGAGGCGCTGACCATGAGCGACCGCGTCGCCGTGATGAAGGACGGCCGGCTGGTCCAGATCGACGCGCCCGAGCGGCTGCACGACCATCCTGCCGATTCGTTCGTCGCCAGCTTCATTGGCGAGGCGACGATGCTGCCTGTTCGCCGCGTCGATGCGTCCAGCGTCGCACTCGGCAACGTCTTGCTGCGCACCGCGCGCGCCATTCCGGACGGCGATGCGCTGATGCTGGCCGTGCACAGCGAGAAGCTTCTGATCGACGATGGTGCGCAGGATGGCGCCTGCAACCGGTTGACCGGGACGGTCACCGACGTCGTCTATCAGGGCGAGAGCCTGCGCATCTTCCTGGCGCTGGACGGCGGCGTTGCGCTCAGCCTGCGCCAGCCGGCCTATCACCAGGCCCATAGCCGCATCCCGCCGCTCGGCGGCAGCCTCACTGTCGCGCTCCATCCCGAGGACACCATCGTCGTGCCCCGGGTGGGGGACTGA
- a CDS encoding SDR family NAD(P)-dependent oxidoreductase, translating into MAKDNLCAIVTGSASGLGAATAEILARSGARLVINYSSSKTEAEATADVCRKAGAAEVLVAQGDVSKDDDCRRIVAAASGWGRLDILVNNAGTTKHVAHADLDGLSAEDFQRIYGVNTIGPFQMVRAARSLLEAGAKASGRPSAVVNVSSVAGISGVGSSIAYAASKGALNTMTLSLSRALAPLIRVNTVCPGYIDTPWFTKGRGEAGAKQVRDSVVEKVPLKVASTAEDIAQLVCFLAMPASSNMTGEVVRMDAGMHLIT; encoded by the coding sequence ATGGCCAAGGACAATCTGTGCGCAATCGTGACGGGGTCGGCGTCCGGCCTGGGCGCCGCGACAGCGGAAATTCTCGCGCGCAGCGGGGCGCGGCTCGTCATCAACTATTCGTCGAGTAAGACCGAGGCCGAGGCCACCGCGGACGTCTGCCGCAAGGCCGGCGCGGCGGAGGTGCTGGTCGCGCAGGGCGACGTTTCGAAGGACGACGATTGCCGCAGGATCGTCGCGGCAGCCAGCGGCTGGGGCCGGCTCGATATCCTCGTCAACAATGCCGGCACCACGAAACATGTGGCTCACGCCGATCTCGATGGGTTGTCGGCGGAGGATTTCCAGCGGATCTATGGTGTCAACACCATCGGTCCGTTCCAGATGGTGCGCGCGGCACGCAGCCTGCTCGAGGCCGGCGCCAAGGCTTCGGGGCGGCCCTCCGCCGTGGTCAACGTGTCCTCGGTCGCCGGCATCAGCGGCGTCGGCTCGTCGATAGCCTACGCCGCGAGCAAGGGCGCGCTCAACACCATGACGTTGTCGCTGTCGCGTGCGCTGGCGCCGCTGATCCGCGTCAATACGGTCTGCCCCGGCTACATCGACACGCCCTGGTTCACCAAGGGCCGCGGCGAAGCCGGCGCCAAGCAGGTGCGCGACAGCGTGGTGGAGAAGGTGCCGCTGAAGGTCGCATCAACAGCCGAAGACATCGCGCAGCTCGTCTGCTTCCTGGCGATGCCGGCCTCCAGCAACATGACCGGCGAGGTCGTGCGCATGGATGCGGGGATGCATTTGATTACGTGA
- a CDS encoding YidB family protein, translated as MGLLDVLNGMQNGPRGPSTPSSEKSSGGMSPMTMALLGLLAWKAFKHMTSNQSGTAPQPSPTPAPPPVNADSGGLGGLGGLLKGGLGGLLAGGAAGTVLSGGLGDLLNQLQQGGHSEAANSWVGKGENKPIAPGDLASALGADQIESLSAQSGLSRDELLNGLSQYLPQVIDHLTPDGRLPTENEISGRL; from the coding sequence ATGGGTCTACTCGACGTCCTCAACGGCATGCAGAACGGCCCGCGCGGTCCCTCTACGCCTAGCTCCGAGAAATCTTCCGGCGGCATGTCGCCGATGACCATGGCGCTGCTTGGCCTGCTCGCCTGGAAGGCGTTCAAGCACATGACGTCGAACCAGTCCGGCACGGCGCCGCAACCGTCGCCGACGCCTGCCCCGCCGCCGGTGAACGCGGACAGCGGCGGTCTTGGCGGTCTCGGAGGCCTGCTCAAGGGCGGCCTCGGCGGCTTGCTCGCCGGCGGCGCGGCCGGCACCGTGCTCAGCGGCGGCCTTGGCGATCTCCTCAACCAGCTCCAGCAAGGCGGCCACAGCGAGGCCGCGAATTCCTGGGTCGGCAAGGGCGAGAACAAGCCGATCGCACCGGGCGATCTCGCCAGCGCGCTCGGCGCCGACCAGATCGAGAGCCTGTCAGCCCAGAGCGGCCTGTCGCGCGACGAATTGCTCAACGGCCTCAGCCAGTATCTGCCGCAGGTGATCGATCATTTGACACCGGACGGACGGCTGCCGACCGAGAACGAGATCTCGGGCAGACTTTGA
- a CDS encoding 2-dehydropantoate 2-reductase, with protein MMTDRPIVVAGAGAIGCFVGGMLAAAGRRVALLVRPRVKTEIERFGLRLTDFDGSERKLGAGQLALSEDPSILHSAGIVLVTVKSADTADVADQIAQHAPEDAVVVSLQNGVGNVAVLRERLGDRRVLAGMVPFNVIAMGEGRFHRSTSGDIHIGEDAENTAAALSVPGLAMRASGDITGVQWGKLIINLNNALSALSDMPLAAQLANRDWRRLFADQMAEGLAALKAAGIAPVSATPIPMNWSPTLLRLPDMIFNAILGRTMKIDPEARSSMWQDLKQGRKTEIDYLQGAVIALAEQNHVDVPLMRRIVALIKQAEADGNGPSRLTPQEIRG; from the coding sequence GTGATGACGGATCGACCGATCGTGGTGGCTGGCGCGGGTGCCATCGGCTGCTTCGTCGGCGGCATGCTGGCGGCCGCGGGCCGCCGCGTCGCGCTGCTGGTGCGACCGCGGGTGAAGACCGAGATCGAGCGATTTGGTCTGCGGCTGACCGATTTCGACGGCTCCGAGAGGAAGCTCGGCGCGGGCCAGCTCGCGCTGTCGGAGGATCCTTCGATCCTGCACAGCGCCGGCATCGTGCTGGTCACGGTCAAGAGCGCCGACACCGCCGATGTCGCCGATCAGATCGCGCAGCACGCGCCGGAGGATGCCGTCGTCGTTTCGCTTCAGAACGGCGTCGGCAACGTCGCGGTGCTGCGCGAACGGCTCGGCGACCGCCGCGTGCTCGCCGGCATGGTGCCGTTCAACGTGATTGCGATGGGCGAGGGGCGCTTTCATCGCTCGACCTCCGGCGACATTCATATCGGCGAGGACGCCGAGAACACGGCCGCCGCGCTCTCGGTGCCTGGCCTCGCCATGCGTGCAAGCGGTGACATCACCGGCGTGCAATGGGGCAAGCTGATCATCAATCTGAACAACGCGCTCAGCGCGCTGTCCGACATGCCGCTCGCCGCGCAACTGGCCAACCGAGACTGGCGCAGGCTGTTCGCGGACCAGATGGCCGAGGGGCTCGCCGCGCTGAAGGCCGCCGGCATCGCACCGGTCTCGGCGACGCCAATTCCGATGAACTGGTCCCCGACATTGCTCAGATTGCCCGACATGATCTTCAACGCGATCCTGGGACGGACCATGAAGATCGATCCCGAGGCGCGCTCGTCGATGTGGCAGGACCTGAAACAGGGCCGCAAGACCGAGATCGACTATCTCCAGGGTGCCGTCATCGCCCTCGCCGAGCAAAACCATGTCGATGTGCCGCTGATGCGCCGCATTGTTGCGCTGATCAAGCAAGCCGAGGCGGACGGCAACGGACCGTCCCGCCTGACGCCGCAGGAAATTCGCGGGTAG
- a CDS encoding RraA family protein, whose amino-acid sequence MTIHIAANSVPKPPAEIIEGFRGAPTSVISDNLARLPGAVGLKPYHRGAKLVGTAFTVRTRPGDNLAIHRALDLVGPGDVIVVDGGGDETRALVGEIMKNIAQWRKAEGYVIDGAIRDVAAFAADDFPCYARAVIHRGPYKNGPGEINVPVTIGGSVIAPGDIVVGDEDGVVSFPAAGAAALLDAVRTQVAREEETLKAIREGRYQGSYGKS is encoded by the coding sequence ATGACGATTCACATCGCAGCGAACAGCGTGCCGAAGCCGCCGGCCGAGATCATCGAGGGCTTTCGAGGTGCACCGACGTCGGTCATTTCTGACAATCTCGCCCGCCTGCCCGGCGCGGTCGGGCTGAAGCCCTATCATCGCGGGGCTAAGCTGGTGGGCACGGCCTTCACCGTGCGGACCCGTCCCGGCGACAATCTCGCCATCCACCGCGCCCTCGATCTGGTCGGTCCAGGCGACGTCATCGTGGTCGATGGCGGCGGCGACGAGACGCGCGCGCTGGTCGGCGAGATCATGAAGAACATCGCGCAGTGGCGCAAAGCGGAAGGTTACGTCATCGACGGCGCGATCCGCGATGTCGCCGCTTTCGCGGCCGACGACTTTCCCTGCTACGCCCGCGCGGTGATCCATCGCGGCCCCTACAAGAACGGTCCCGGCGAGATCAACGTGCCTGTGACGATCGGCGGCAGCGTGATTGCGCCCGGCGACATCGTTGTCGGCGACGAGGACGGCGTGGTGTCGTTTCCCGCCGCGGGTGCCGCCGCGCTGCTGGACGCCGTCCGCACCCAGGTCGCGCGCGAGGAGGAGACACTGAAGGCGATCCGCGAGGGCCGCTACCAGGGGTCGTACGGCAAATCCTGA
- a CDS encoding AMP-binding protein → MLLPLSDVPRWYAERKPHGTIAVRHGQDALTWDELERGANRRARAFMAKGVKPGDFVAIGLPNGNAFFETSFAVWKCGATPTSLSWRLPRGEAAAVLDILKPALVVGGEADWNAPNRLPADFVPDGFSDEPLTPPVARYWKAMTSGGSTGRPKVILDHHPAVTDTVAAPPLNMPVGVSLLNPGPLYHNAPFIVSHYALFVGGQLTGLVKFDAEETLRQIERERVQWVNFVPTMMHRIWAMPERVRSAYDLSSLQTVFHMAAPMPPWLKENWIAWLGPERIWELYGGTERQGACIISGTEWLTHKGSVGRIGDMAKLRIIGEDGNDVAPGETGEIYFLNNDGKDATYHYLGAEPKRRSDGWESLGDIGRLDAEGYLYLGDRLADMVLRGGANIYPAEVEAAVSECPGVRSCVVVGLPDAELGQRVHAIIEPEGDADGQAIADGTAEFLKDRLSRYKHPESFEIVSVPPRDDSGKVRRTLLRDERAAWMKEGRAFRIWPSKAPAHAE, encoded by the coding sequence ATGTTGCTGCCCCTGTCCGACGTGCCACGCTGGTACGCTGAGCGCAAACCACACGGCACGATCGCCGTTCGCCATGGGCAGGACGCGCTGACATGGGACGAGCTCGAGCGCGGTGCCAACCGGCGCGCGCGGGCGTTCATGGCAAAGGGCGTCAAGCCCGGCGATTTCGTTGCGATCGGATTGCCCAACGGCAACGCGTTCTTCGAGACCTCCTTCGCGGTGTGGAAGTGCGGCGCGACGCCGACGTCGCTGTCATGGCGGCTGCCGCGCGGCGAAGCCGCCGCCGTGCTCGACATTCTCAAGCCTGCGCTGGTGGTCGGCGGCGAGGCCGACTGGAACGCGCCGAACCGTCTGCCGGCTGATTTCGTGCCGGACGGATTTTCGGATGAGCCGCTGACGCCCCCGGTTGCGCGCTACTGGAAAGCCATGACTTCAGGCGGCTCGACCGGCCGCCCGAAAGTGATCCTCGACCACCATCCGGCGGTGACCGACACTGTTGCCGCGCCGCCGCTCAACATGCCCGTCGGAGTCTCGCTGCTCAATCCCGGTCCGCTCTATCACAATGCGCCGTTCATCGTGTCGCATTATGCGCTGTTCGTGGGAGGCCAGCTCACCGGTCTCGTCAAGTTCGACGCCGAGGAGACGTTGCGGCAGATCGAGCGCGAGCGCGTGCAATGGGTCAATTTCGTGCCGACCATGATGCATCGGATCTGGGCAATGCCGGAGCGCGTGCGCAGCGCCTACGATCTGTCGAGCCTGCAGACGGTGTTCCACATGGCTGCTCCGATGCCGCCCTGGCTGAAGGAGAACTGGATCGCCTGGCTCGGACCGGAACGAATCTGGGAGCTCTATGGCGGCACCGAGCGCCAGGGCGCCTGCATCATCTCCGGCACCGAATGGCTGACGCACAAGGGCTCGGTCGGCAGGATCGGCGACATGGCGAAGCTTCGTATCATCGGCGAGGACGGCAACGACGTCGCGCCCGGCGAGACCGGCGAGATCTATTTCCTCAACAACGACGGCAAGGACGCCACCTACCACTATCTCGGCGCCGAGCCGAAGCGCCGCTCCGACGGCTGGGAATCGCTCGGCGACATCGGCCGGCTGGATGCGGAAGGCTATCTCTATCTCGGGGACCGCCTCGCCGACATGGTGCTCCGCGGCGGCGCCAACATCTACCCGGCCGAGGTCGAGGCTGCCGTCTCCGAATGTCCCGGCGTGCGGTCCTGCGTGGTGGTCGGCTTGCCTGATGCGGAATTGGGCCAGCGCGTGCATGCCATCATCGAGCCGGAAGGCGACGCCGACGGCCAGGCCATCGCCGACGGCACGGCAGAGTTCCTGAAGGACCGGCTTAGCCGCTACAAGCATCCGGAGAGTTTCGAGATCGTCAGCGTCCCGCCGCGCGATGATTCCGGTAAAGTCCGCCGCACCCTGTTGCGCGACGAGCGCGCGGCGTGGATGAAGGAAGGGCGCGCCTTCCGGATTTGGCCTTCCAAGGCGCCGGCGCACGCCGAATAA